A stretch of the Kushneria konosiri genome encodes the following:
- the dps gene encoding DNA starvation/stationary phase protection protein Dps, whose protein sequence is MSSANTRNIKDANQKAATRLYPTRNDLPEETRAKVVAVMNERLAELIDLALVIKQAHWNLKGPQFIAVHEMLDGFRSGIDAHVDEVAERLVQLGGTAMGTVQQVSKNTSLETYPGDIHRIEDHLKALADHYAGAGARVRKSIDQTDELGDADSSDLLTGVSRTLDSNLWFIEAHLQEGA, encoded by the coding sequence ATGAGCAGTGCCAACACACGCAACATCAAGGATGCCAACCAGAAAGCCGCCACAAGGCTCTATCCGACGCGCAATGATCTCCCGGAAGAGACGCGCGCAAAGGTAGTAGCGGTCATGAACGAGCGTCTGGCCGAGCTGATCGATCTGGCGCTGGTGATCAAGCAGGCACACTGGAACCTCAAGGGCCCGCAATTCATCGCCGTTCATGAAATGCTTGATGGTTTCAGAAGCGGCATCGATGCACACGTCGATGAAGTGGCCGAGCGCCTGGTCCAGCTGGGCGGCACCGCGATGGGCACGGTACAACAGGTTTCCAAAAACACCAGCCTTGAGACCTACCCGGGCGATATCCATCGCATCGAGGACCACCTCAAGGCTCTGGCCGACCATTACGCCGGCGCCGGTGCGAGAGTGCGCAAGTCCATTGATCAGACCGATGAACTGGGGGATGCCGACTCCTCCGACCTGCTGACCGGAGTATCCCGCACGCTCGACAGCAACCTGTGGTTCATCGAGGCTCATCTGCAGGAAGGCGCCTGA